The stretch of DNA ACTGAAAAAACTTCAGGACGtcgaacaaattgaggattttttattacTAACTTCGTTGTGTGTGTAACTCATGCGCTCTCCGTTTGTATACACAGGAAATATCCTTTACCTTCTATTTTACGTACTTTGGTTTGATGGTGCGATTTCACAACTCAcatcaaagtacgtagaataagaaGGTAGTTTACTCCCTTCTTTGTTCAAGTGatggtaggcaaagaaaaatagcaaaaaatagtaataaactatcgatcgaatccatataaattgaaacattttttatttttttaaattataacacaaGAACTGCCTAAAAAAATGAttcgaaatgatgaaatagcagtttacttaatcattttcaaattaaaaacagTGAAATTACCGCACCTATATTGTAAAAATAATTCAGAAACCgatgaacaaatgtgtggagaggttatatTGAAGCAGTGTCATTCCCGTAAGGGGGGCCAACtttctaaaaccactcttcagccatcttgaaagtctaatatattttgtttgtaaacaaaacacaatacgcttgtgtccAAGCCTGAGACGTCCAAGCTCGCTTGTGATCAATCTGTCTCTtccacgcttcaagcaaataattcccctactgcttttttccgttcttccgtGACGAAACGGCATCACCTTAAGATATACTTCTAGGTGCCTTGGGTACCAGGTAAAGTCGTTTGCTCACTAAGTGGGTTTGGAGAGCGGTAAACAGTACGGACGAAAGCAAAAACGATATTGTTTACCTGAAGCGTGAAAGCGAGAGGTTGATCAAAAGGGTCTGAATTTCTGCATTCTCTCAATAATTCCAGTGGTATTCAACTGATACTAGcagatttttttaaagataAACGCAAACCGTGTACAAGCGTATTTTTTTTacacataaaacaaaaatacttTCAAAATTTTACGTCACAAGATAGAACGTAATATGGGAACGCGATGATCTATTCACACGATCCACCATCTACACCACCCTTATTCCACTACACTGGTTCACAATCGATGAATATGAGACAGATGATAACTATAGAagaatgaaaaatgtaaacagtATTTGTATGTGAACTATTATACCCGGCAGGTTTTCACGTATCTCCAAGGATTTTGGTCTGATTTTACATTCTACTTCGGACGACTTTTTGAACACAACCCACAAATTATAACCATGTCTGAGTTCAATTCAGATTCGGAGAGCTGTCCCAGTTACTTAACTGAGTCGGAAAGCGAGCACGAGTCTGTCTGGGGTGAGGTAAGTGTTTGAATTCAAATGCCAAGAATGGAAAAATTAAGGTTTCCCCCAATTGTAGGAAAAAGAGCAAAAGGAGGTAGATTACACGGCTACGGCCAAAGATATAATCTGCGAAAATGTAAACATCACAACGGAGAATGCACTGAATCTAAACAGCGGGTATCATAATATGCTTAAGGCACTTAAAAATAAACTAGAAATATTGCTGGTCCAGTGTCAGGAACGACAAGGGGAGATAGAAAAACAGATTTCGGAATATCGCAGCACTAAAAAACCGCTGGTAGGTAAGTCAAGGACATCCGGCTATATCTGTGGGCAGCCATATTTCAAGGACGAAGATCTGTACCCCGGACCTCACAACGATGATTATTTGTATCGGAAGAACGTTCGGAAAGAATTCTTCCCATTAGACATGTTCGAAGTAACGGACACCAACTGGACCATCAAAGATAAGGTTAATATTTTGAAGGGTGTAAAAACGCAGATCATTGAGTTCATCAGTGTAGAGAATCGATTGAAGATTAAAAAGATCGGAAACGGGCTGGAAGCGGAGAGGCTGAGGCGAGAAATTGTGTCCTTGAAAGGCAAGGAAATAGGTGTTTTGTGGGAGAAGGTTGAACTGTTCCCGAAAGAGTATCCCAGCCAAAAGTTTGAAATAGACTGGATGCGTATTTCAAATGTGAATATTAGTGGAAGGCATTCGGTAGCGGCTTGCATCGGAATTTGGAACAACTATATGATACCGGGATTGGTAAGGAGTAGTTGGAACCACAACGAAGAAAAACAACTGCTTGCGGCGACTGAAAAGTATCACCGCCAAAACTGGATTGAAATCGCCAAAGAGGTTCCAGGTAGATCCCCTTATCAGTGTTTCGTTCATTATCAGACAACATTCTCCGACTTGGCCCAGATCAAACACGAACGATGGACTGAGGAAGAAGACGAACTTTTAGTTAAACTAGTTGATGAAAACAGGATCGGATCAAACATAGTGTGGAACAAAGTTGTCGAAAAAATGCCCTTGCGGAACAAAATCCAATGTTACAATCGTTATATGTTTACACTTATGAGGCCAACGAAGAATACCAAATTTACTCCGGAGGAAGATTGTATTATCACCGCTTACGTGCAGGAGTGTGGCGATGAGTTTCGATTCATCCCCCCAAACTTACTCCCTGGAAGAACCAACCGTCAGATCTGGGCACGTTACAATCATACTTTGAAGTACGTTAACAAACATTCTGGCTGGACAATTGAGGAAGATTATCGGCTCATCAATTTTATTAGAGAAAATCTAACCGAGGAAGGACCCCGAAAAATATCGTGGGCTGCTTGTTCCAAAGCACTTGGGAATCATTCGCGTTTGAGTTGTCGAACTCGGTATTACACGATCGAAAAATTTCTCGAGAAAAACCCCGATGCCACACTGGATGACGTACCACGAAAGGAGAAAAGGCTCTCTACCAAAGTGAAtaacgaaaattggaagaaaaccaTGGTCGATATACAAACAGAATCAACATCAAGGGAAGCGGAGGATCAAGAGTTGCCTTCCACTTCTAGTGCCCCAAAAAAGGAACGGAAAGTTCGAAAGAAACGAGATCCTTTGTTTAAAAATCGACATTTTTCCGACACTATCAAATGTTTATTTAGAAAAAGGTTCTTCGCGAAGTTCAAACATTCGTTCCATTATAAGTTCGGCGATCAATTTCCGCCTAAAGAGAATCTCAAGATTTATTGCATCAATAAGGCAATATTTCATTTGTTACACTGTACAACTTCTTTCGAGCGAGTTAATGACTACTCTGAATTGTTCACTATCGATGAGATAAAGTTCATACGTGCCAGCCTCTCGATGAGGCTTAATCCAGGGTTAATAAATTACTTACAAAGTGCACGATACTGCTTTCTTTTTCCTCCAAATTACAACACTATTCTTGGACTACGAGGGATAGTCCTTAGTGCAACATACCCTGAAGAGGCAATGACAGAAGAAACTAATGAGACTCTAGTGCCGAATGAAACAGACTACCAGTATGCGCTGGAAAACTTTCGAAACCGCTTTCGCATGGTTTTCTTTTGGACAATGCTCCTGGTGAAACAAAATCCTAACGATGCAGATCTTCACAAAAGTGAAAACTGGGTAAAGACGAATGAAGAGCTCGAGAAACAAATTTCCCTCCAACAGTTGTCAAAATTACACAACAGTGCACGTTTGCGCCCATTAGAAGGATGTGAGAAGGATGTCCAAATCGAGACAAAACATGTCCAGGTGGCATCCAAAACCGGAATTTCTGAAGAAGCCGAACAAATCAATGTACATTCAAGCACAAAACCAAACCGAAAATCTCGTGCTCCAAGACGTTTACCAAAAGCTCAAGCTATCCCTATGAAGGATATTACAGCTGAATCAACAGTTGAGCAGTTGTCCAAATCGACGGAAGACATCCCACATTCTTCTCTTGAAACCTTATCTGCTAGCAGCATGAATCTCTTAACGTCGCAACTCGTCCCATACCAGCTGCATTATTCCATTATCCCGGACCAAATAGAGTATTATGGTGCGAGTTCATCTACGACAGTGCCGCCAGCGCCGATCTATCAAACTCTACCATATACCTTAACATCAAGCGAACAAGCCGCTAAACCGCCAGATCAGATGAGTCTTGTGGCCCAAATTACGATCATCAACCCGGAAGATCTACCCGTGGCGCAGCTACATCAAGAGCCAGTACTAGTGGAAGCGTCGAAACCAGCAACGCCTGAACCAGTTGTGCTTCAATCACGTGAATCGACTGATTCAAGGGAGAATACCACTGATGCCGATCAAGCGTATGATGAAGTGCATTCAGTTGATAGCAATCATAGCGACAACGTAAATGTGCTAGGACAAATTCCAGAAGCTGAGCAGGCGCAGGACGCTACGCAGGAATCAAAATTTACCAGTAAAGGTGAGTGTTTTGGATGTCAGCATTTTATATATAGCATACGGATTCTGAATAGTTTTTctggcgtaggactacgtctaacaggggGTAAAATCAAAATCTGAACACTGGACATGTAGGAAGAAAATTAAGATTTCAAATACGAGCATTACTTAATAGAtagcaaagatgtttgcatcaattactacggacttcaaaaccaaggatcATGGGGAAATTGACACTGCAAacatcggagacgaatgaatcatatgatttaaagtctccgtgaacaaagaaaagtagtagaagaagaagaagacattgcaaattcatgcaagtactTTTCTACTAGCTTGcatttgtgcagaccggaatgtgttttcctaagtTCTATTAGATCtccaactcagctctgcacattgagACAAATCAAACGTGATGGAATTGTTAAGTGGTcaatagggtggcagcgaaaatggttacgtcaaatttcaaaaaccgaccatgtacattttgtttattggcccaaaaaaatgacctgtgcaaagtttcagctcaatcggacatgatttaggggtgcctcaaagcgctcaaagaaatttggaaaatcgatttttttcgatgccaaatgacttaaaaatacatgaaacgtcgagatctggtgtcatctcgaaaaaaatttttggccgaaaatcgaccgtttgggacttagcctgagaggcaatgaaggtatggaaaaaaaatactatcgaatttaaagaactgaCCATGTACAGTTTATTCATTGgcacaaaaaatgacctgtgcaaagtttcagctcaatcggacatgatttaggtgtACCTCAAAGCGctcgaagttttgattttttcatcctcgaaaatcttcctccccccttggaaatatatggaaaataaattattttttttcgatgccaaatgacttcagatgcatgaaacgtcgaaatgaggtgtcatctcgaaaaaaaattttggccgagaATCGACCTTCTGGGATTTTCGGGCATTCTCTGAGTGGCAAAGAAggtatagaaaaaaattaattatcgaattgaaagaatcgaacttttttttcgagataacaccataTCTCcatgtttcatgcatttttaagtctgCGGAAATTGccatcaaaacaaacaacaaaaaacaaaatcggtctgtgtaaaatttcgctagtggaattgaaattttttagtcggaacattttgaaaattctatACTTTTTATGATCCCATTTCATCTTAGATCATCGTTTAGTATATTTTGTGAGACGGTAGGTGGTTTTGTCGTTTATCGATGCTCAAAAACGttgttttgaaatttggaaTCCATTCGGGGTGAAATCAACATATtcagtcagggtaaaaccgacacctgctTTGTGTCTCACTGACAGGAAAAATGCGTCCTTAGTTTTTATAGATGTCTCGTGTTTATGTTTAGAAGACAAAACGTCAGAGCTGCGTTGATACTCAGCTGAAAACAGCCAGAACCAACATTGAGTAGGTCAACAAAAAAGGCTCATCGGCCACATCTTCGGTAGTTGGGACCAACATTATTTACCCCGGACCACGAACAGGAGTTTGCCCGTCACCTGCTCGAACTTGAGATCCTTATTTCCAATATCCTTCGTCTGACCTTTGAGTTGGCAAAAAAACAACGTGAAACACCCTACACATCAGCAGCGAGAGCTATGGGGTTCAATAAGCCCACAGTAAACAGCTTTTGTTTGCAGTCGAAATAGATTAATTTGTTTGGTTTTTTATCATTCAAAGTTTCTGCAATCCAATTACGTGTCATTTGTCACTATTCCCTCTTCCCATCTTGAAGTATCTATTTGGTAttgaaaaatgtatttcatAGTATAATATTTCGTTATCCTTTATCTTTTTCTAGGGCAGGATGAATCAATTCTCACGGCGTTGCCATCTGAATCCACCACCGAGCTGGAATCTGACATCGAAAGTGATGTTTCTGTTGCTACCAGTGTGAACGATTTTGTCATCGAGGAGATTGATGAAGCAGTCAGCCAAAGTTCTTCGAAACACGGATCACCGAATCCTGAGCCGGAAAAACTAGAACCTGAATCAGCCAGCCTCAGAACACAAACGCTTGCGGATGCAACTCGATGCAGTTCTCCTGA from Toxorhynchites rutilus septentrionalis strain SRP chromosome 3, ASM2978413v1, whole genome shotgun sequence encodes:
- the LOC129779038 gene encoding uncharacterized protein LOC129779038 isoform X1, with the protein product MSEFNSDSESCPSYLTESESEHESVWGEEKEQKEVDYTATAKDIICENVNITTENALNLNSGYHNMLKALKNKLEILLVQCQERQGEIEKQISEYRSTKKPLVGKSRTSGYICGQPYFKDEDLYPGPHNDDYLYRKNVRKEFFPLDMFEVTDTNWTIKDKVNILKGVKTQIIEFISVENRLKIKKIGNGLEAERLRREIVSLKGKEIGVLWEKVELFPKEYPSQKFEIDWMRISNVNISGRHSVAACIGIWNNYMIPGLVRSSWNHNEEKQLLAATEKYHRQNWIEIAKEVPGRSPYQCFVHYQTTFSDLAQIKHERWTEEEDELLVKLVDENRIGSNIVWNKVVEKMPLRNKIQCYNRYMFTLMRPTKNTKFTPEEDCIITAYVQECGDEFRFIPPNLLPGRTNRQIWARYNHTLKYVNKHSGWTIEEDYRLINFIRENLTEEGPRKISWAACSKALGNHSRLSCRTRYYTIEKFLEKNPDATLDDVPRKEKRLSTKVNNENWKKTMVDIQTESTSREAEDQELPSTSSAPKKERKVRKKRDPLFKNRHFSDTIKCLFRKRFFAKFKHSFHYKFGDQFPPKENLKIYCINKAIFHLLHCTTSFERVNDYSELFTIDEIKFIRASLSMRLNPGLINYLQSARYCFLFPPNYNTILGLRGIVLSATYPEEAMTEETNETLVPNETDYQYALENFRNRFRMVFFWTMLLVKQNPNDADLHKSENWVKTNEELEKQISLQQLSKLHNSARLRPLEGCEKDVQIETKHVQVASKTGISEEAEQINVHSSTKPNRKSRAPRRLPKAQAIPMKDITAESTVEQLSKSTEDIPHSSLETLSASSMNLLTSQLVPYQLHYSIIPDQIEYYGASSSTTVPPAPIYQTLPYTLTSSEQAAKPPDQMSLVAQITIINPEDLPVAQLHQEPVLVEASKPATPEPVVLQSRESTDSRENTTDADQAYDEVHSVDSNHSDNVNVLGQIPEAEQAQDATQESKFTSKGQDESILTALPSESTTELESDIESDVSVATSVNDFVIEEIDEAVSQSSSKHGSPNPEPEKLEPESASLRTQTLADATRCSSPETGLAEADSDSKVKKTHGLCNSSVSGSANEGTVPDSSAVVSVARVDAKENDPCVSGRNTSSITPIYSNNLELDIKVIHAPKKTYNRSSKRRNAPVEVTKLTPHAWRWIHLEKATPNEIELHQDVWEQCNPERLKFNPKPNIADSQQKNVQDCDDIIVIDDDEVQIKEEPVEYEDKEDASVADETVSDRGNVDESCIQQIIQTASNILRMSRTYNMMSPDSGRAFREHPPSSPTMKSEPGQTSSRIFDEHTNCYYFVDEIPEETMKDVEAPIIDIPQISHTSHDTGQQSLELTFPGNPDNDYSQSISALHVQHVQQSNFKPLMTFGKQSNNSLDPSSGGKFVKGRDFQRQCTTVTERQPETTKIAKPKRPPREQRVENSGGVQKKALTLLGALYKQPRLTPPSTSVIDMKPLPSATSVTEHKSESRKRLQSPELSLCGRDSKRSKLCDEDDFQLGDGKEEQYSGFLEQLDESCDAVDIISFLSSMRQNSASQVCEDDDSGDESCNARQAVGCNAPKSYHRNDQSKHPLIVQKKISSPVSSTVTQQKVQTIVQSTTGHSAMDVEFKVAGVTIKKVRRK
- the LOC129779038 gene encoding uncharacterized protein LOC129779038 isoform X2, with the translated sequence MLKALKNKLEILLVQCQERQGEIEKQISEYRSTKKPLVGKSRTSGYICGQPYFKDEDLYPGPHNDDYLYRKNVRKEFFPLDMFEVTDTNWTIKDKVNILKGVKTQIIEFISVENRLKIKKIGNGLEAERLRREIVSLKGKEIGVLWEKVELFPKEYPSQKFEIDWMRISNVNISGRHSVAACIGIWNNYMIPGLVRSSWNHNEEKQLLAATEKYHRQNWIEIAKEVPGRSPYQCFVHYQTTFSDLAQIKHERWTEEEDELLVKLVDENRIGSNIVWNKVVEKMPLRNKIQCYNRYMFTLMRPTKNTKFTPEEDCIITAYVQECGDEFRFIPPNLLPGRTNRQIWARYNHTLKYVNKHSGWTIEEDYRLINFIRENLTEEGPRKISWAACSKALGNHSRLSCRTRYYTIEKFLEKNPDATLDDVPRKEKRLSTKVNNENWKKTMVDIQTESTSREAEDQELPSTSSAPKKERKVRKKRDPLFKNRHFSDTIKCLFRKRFFAKFKHSFHYKFGDQFPPKENLKIYCINKAIFHLLHCTTSFERVNDYSELFTIDEIKFIRASLSMRLNPGLINYLQSARYCFLFPPNYNTILGLRGIVLSATYPEEAMTEETNETLVPNETDYQYALENFRNRFRMVFFWTMLLVKQNPNDADLHKSENWVKTNEELEKQISLQQLSKLHNSARLRPLEGCEKDVQIETKHVQVASKTGISEEAEQINVHSSTKPNRKSRAPRRLPKAQAIPMKDITAESTVEQLSKSTEDIPHSSLETLSASSMNLLTSQLVPYQLHYSIIPDQIEYYGASSSTTVPPAPIYQTLPYTLTSSEQAAKPPDQMSLVAQITIINPEDLPVAQLHQEPVLVEASKPATPEPVVLQSRESTDSRENTTDADQAYDEVHSVDSNHSDNVNVLGQIPEAEQAQDATQESKFTSKGQDESILTALPSESTTELESDIESDVSVATSVNDFVIEEIDEAVSQSSSKHGSPNPEPEKLEPESASLRTQTLADATRCSSPETGLAEADSDSKVKKTHGLCNSSVSGSANEGTVPDSSAVVSVARVDAKENDPCVSGRNTSSITPIYSNNLELDIKVIHAPKKTYNRSSKRRNAPVEVTKLTPHAWRWIHLEKATPNEIELHQDVWEQCNPERLKFNPKPNIADSQQKNVQDCDDIIVIDDDEVQIKEEPVEYEDKEDASVADETVSDRGNVDESCIQQIIQTASNILRMSRTYNMMSPDSGRAFREHPPSSPTMKSEPGQTSSRIFDEHTNCYYFVDEIPEETMKDVEAPIIDIPQISHTSHDTGQQSLELTFPGNPDNDYSQSISALHVQHVQQSNFKPLMTFGKQSNNSLDPSSGGKFVKGRDFQRQCTTVTERQPETTKIAKPKRPPREQRVENSGGVQKKALTLLGALYKQPRLTPPSTSVIDMKPLPSATSVTEHKSESRKRLQSPELSLCGRDSKRSKLCDEDDFQLGDGKEEQYSGFLEQLDESCDAVDIISFLSSMRQNSASQVCEDDDSGDESCNARQAVGCNAPKSYHRNDQSKHPLIVQKKISSPVSSTVTQQKVQTIVQSTTGHSAMDVEFKVAGVTIKKVRRK